A genomic segment from Gavia stellata isolate bGavSte3 chromosome 6, bGavSte3.hap2, whole genome shotgun sequence encodes:
- the METTL6 gene encoding tRNA N(3)-methylcytidine methyltransferase METTL6 isoform X2 has translation MFQENTSANCLNKITTSTEDGAFQKKGHSARILSPEEAESLAKDQVLVSEFKQLKLEKEAQKNWDLFYKRNSTNFFKDRHWTTREFEELKACREKNTLYSPERCKVFQCDLTKDDLLENIPADSVDVVTLIFVLSAIHPDKMHLVLKNIYKVLKPGKSVLFRDYGLYDHAMLRFKSGSKLGENFYVRQDGTRSYFFTEEFLSQLFKAEGYEQVVNEYVQRETVNRKEDFRVPRVFLQSKFQKPFSKT, from the exons ATGTTCCAAGAAAACACATCAGCCAATTgcttaaataaaataacaacatCTACTGAAGATGGTGCTTTCCAAAAAAAGGGCCATAGCGCAAGAATCCTTAGCCCAGAAGAAGCTGAGAGTCTGGCAAAAGATCAGGTTTTGGTGTCTGAGTTCAAGCAATTAAAACTGGAGAAAGAGGCACAGAAGAACTGGGATCtattttacaaaagaaacagcacaaaCTTCTTCAAAGACAGACATTGGACAACCAGAGAGTTTGAAGAGTTAAAAGCATGTCGGGAG AAAAACACCTTATACAGTCCTGAAAGATGTAAAGTGTTCCAGTGTGATCTTACTAAAGATGATCTTCTAGAAAATATACCAGCAGATTCTGTGGATGTTGTCACACTTATATTTGTGCTTTCTGCCATTCATCCTGACAAAATGCATCTTGTCTTGAAGAACATTTACAAG GTATTAAAACCAGGCAAGAGTGTCTTGTTCAGAGACTATGGACTGTATGATCATGCAATGCTCAGGTTTAAATCTGGCAGCAAACTTGGAGAAAACTTTTATGTTAGACAAGATGGGACAAGATCGTATTTTTTTACTGAAG aGTTCTTGTCTCAGCTTTTCAAGGCTGAGGGATATGAGCAAGTGGTCAATGAATACGTGCAACGAGAAACAGTGAATAGGAAAGAAGACTTCCGTGTTCCAAgagtttttcttcaaagcaaatTTCAAAAGCCTTTCAGTAAGACATAA
- the METTL6 gene encoding tRNA N(3)-methylcytidine methyltransferase METTL6 isoform X1 codes for MFQENTSANCLNKITTSTEDGAFQKKGHSARILSPEEAESLAKDQVLVSEFKQLKLEKEAQKNWDLFYKRNSTNFFKDRHWTTREFEELKACREFADQKLTILEAGCGVGNCLFPLLEEDLNIFAYACDFSPRAVEYVKKNTLYSPERCKVFQCDLTKDDLLENIPADSVDVVTLIFVLSAIHPDKMHLVLKNIYKVLKPGKSVLFRDYGLYDHAMLRFKSGSKLGENFYVRQDGTRSYFFTEEFLSQLFKAEGYEQVVNEYVQRETVNRKEDFRVPRVFLQSKFQKPFSKT; via the exons ATGTTCCAAGAAAACACATCAGCCAATTgcttaaataaaataacaacatCTACTGAAGATGGTGCTTTCCAAAAAAAGGGCCATAGCGCAAGAATCCTTAGCCCAGAAGAAGCTGAGAGTCTGGCAAAAGATCAGGTTTTGGTGTCTGAGTTCAAGCAATTAAAACTGGAGAAAGAGGCACAGAAGAACTGGGATCtattttacaaaagaaacagcacaaaCTTCTTCAAAGACAGACATTGGACAACCAGAGAGTTTGAAGAGTTAAAAGCATGTCGGGAG TTTGCTGATCAGAAACTGACCATTCTGGAAGCAGGCTGTGGGGTTGGGAACTGCTTGTTTCCACTCTTAGAAGAAGATCTGAATATTTTTGCATATGCCTGTGATTTCTCTCCTAGAGCTGTTGAGTATGTGAAG AAAAACACCTTATACAGTCCTGAAAGATGTAAAGTGTTCCAGTGTGATCTTACTAAAGATGATCTTCTAGAAAATATACCAGCAGATTCTGTGGATGTTGTCACACTTATATTTGTGCTTTCTGCCATTCATCCTGACAAAATGCATCTTGTCTTGAAGAACATTTACAAG GTATTAAAACCAGGCAAGAGTGTCTTGTTCAGAGACTATGGACTGTATGATCATGCAATGCTCAGGTTTAAATCTGGCAGCAAACTTGGAGAAAACTTTTATGTTAGACAAGATGGGACAAGATCGTATTTTTTTACTGAAG aGTTCTTGTCTCAGCTTTTCAAGGCTGAGGGATATGAGCAAGTGGTCAATGAATACGTGCAACGAGAAACAGTGAATAGGAAAGAAGACTTCCGTGTTCCAAgagtttttcttcaaagcaaatTTCAAAAGCCTTTCAGTAAGACATAA